One stretch of Candidatus Cloacimonadota bacterium DNA includes these proteins:
- a CDS encoding tetratricopeptide repeat protein: MKKVFYLLLILMIFAGCAVNKNISHQPNFIAENYFLFGQAAMQQHDFENAVQLYKKAVEADSNNVYLKETLMEVLALKAFFDKSANSEIIELGKIFCNKNIKSEKIYSIIAESYRNEQQNEMAEKCFKKAIKTRPTMRNLTAYYVFQQNTKPSGNIKLLKKAIKLPWDEEKLVLTIAELYSEIDSVKSLEIFTDAYEKWTDETSLTPLLTSYEKQGLQNKVIETIQFHIDNNRILSDPIKIYLIGRYFSIGQYDEILKNKTLCFEVGTHDILKYLFFSAIRKNDISTGIRAGLAIEESGELTEEFSSSFYTYFADLYLSAGDYVEAANNLFKAKDINTIHTYIFKVDLSKDLERKEKIYKLLLQYYNILEDKTKANYLLAIFHTEFEEKEIALELLNKLPDSFINENELNLMVALAYIQNAMDLQKARSLLSNIEGMKITPNELIASLLFGTEHDSIAYSILKDEIETNLKPDASTFANCSILGEMYDTPDSLLIILEKGVVLYPENADLLNAVGYFIAKNELEEKYDEALNYLKKAVSLMPESEMIWDSLAWLYCKQQRYDEALKALRVPLSNEINNSEIAYHIGEIYLGLNKQKKAKYYFNLAVELNNEKQSVQLSKEILSK; encoded by the coding sequence ATGAAAAAAGTTTTTTACCTTCTGCTTATTCTAATGATTTTTGCAGGGTGCGCAGTTAATAAAAATATATCTCATCAACCGAATTTTATTGCCGAGAATTACTTTCTTTTCGGACAGGCTGCAATGCAGCAGCACGATTTTGAAAATGCAGTTCAATTATATAAAAAAGCAGTAGAAGCTGATTCCAACAATGTTTACCTTAAAGAAACATTAATGGAGGTTTTAGCATTAAAAGCTTTTTTTGATAAATCGGCAAATTCTGAAATTATTGAACTTGGAAAAATTTTCTGTAACAAAAACATAAAATCGGAAAAAATCTATTCAATTATAGCCGAATCTTACCGCAATGAACAACAGAATGAAATGGCAGAAAAGTGTTTTAAAAAAGCTATTAAAACACGACCGACCATGCGAAATCTGACAGCATATTATGTCTTCCAGCAAAACACCAAACCATCAGGAAATATTAAGCTTCTTAAAAAAGCGATAAAACTCCCATGGGATGAAGAAAAACTGGTACTGACAATTGCTGAGTTATATAGTGAAATTGATTCAGTAAAAAGTCTTGAAATATTTACTGATGCTTACGAAAAATGGACAGATGAAACAAGCTTAACTCCGTTGCTTACATCTTATGAAAAACAAGGTTTACAAAACAAAGTTATAGAAACGATTCAGTTTCATATAGATAATAACAGGATTCTTTCTGATCCAATAAAAATTTATCTGATCGGAAGATATTTCTCAATTGGGCAGTATGATGAAATATTAAAAAATAAAACTCTGTGCTTCGAGGTTGGAACTCACGATATTTTAAAATACCTTTTCTTTTCTGCAATTAGAAAAAACGATATTAGTACTGGAATTCGAGCAGGGCTTGCAATCGAAGAATCCGGAGAATTAACAGAGGAATTTTCATCATCTTTCTATACCTATTTTGCTGATCTTTATCTATCTGCAGGTGATTATGTAGAAGCAGCGAACAATCTGTTCAAAGCGAAAGATATTAATACAATTCACACTTATATATTCAAGGTTGATCTTTCTAAGGATCTTGAACGGAAAGAAAAAATATATAAACTTTTATTACAGTATTATAATATTTTAGAGGATAAAACAAAGGCAAATTATCTGCTGGCGATTTTCCATACAGAATTTGAAGAAAAAGAAATCGCACTCGAGTTACTAAATAAGCTCCCTGATAGTTTTATTAACGAAAACGAACTCAATCTTATGGTTGCTCTTGCATATATTCAAAATGCTATGGACCTCCAAAAAGCTAGATCGCTCCTCTCTAATATTGAAGGGATGAAAATCACCCCGAACGAGCTTATTGCCAGTCTGCTGTTTGGAACTGAACACGATTCTATTGCCTATTCTATCCTGAAAGATGAAATTGAAACTAATCTCAAACCTGATGCTTCTACATTTGCAAACTGTTCAATTCTTGGTGAAATGTACGACACCCCTGATAGTCTGCTTATTATTTTGGAAAAAGGAGTTGTTCTTTATCCGGAAAATGCTGACTTACTCAATGCTGTTGGTTATTTTATAGCTAAAAATGAACTTGAAGAAAAATATGATGAAGCTTTAAACTATTTGAAAAAAGCTGTTTCATTAATGCCGGAAAGTGAAATGATCTGGGACAGCTTGGCTTGGCTTTATTGTAAACAACAAAGATATGATGAAGCACTTA